Proteins co-encoded in one Pseudomonadota bacterium genomic window:
- a CDS encoding septal ring lytic transglycosylase RlpA family protein: MPTRFPPKQIHVSNWLLSGAVFVFLLILTGCGLKHSAPSDSNKGLIRQFRLGFYEEGIASWYGHPFHGCPTASGEIYNMHALTAAHKELPLGSRILVRNLENQHQVEVLINDRGPFIKNRILDLSLAAARQLDLEKNGTAQVRISVLELPASISSSSEKPYALQFGAFKNRDHALALRNQIATLNPAVFLEEFRIDKEILYRVRLGWFSSRDLAYREATRLGFSEAQIFRR, encoded by the coding sequence ATGCCGACACGATTTCCCCCGAAACAGATTCACGTCAGCAATTGGCTTCTGTCGGGCGCCGTATTTGTCTTTTTGCTTATTTTAACCGGCTGCGGTCTGAAGCACTCTGCCCCGAGCGACTCGAATAAAGGTTTAATACGTCAATTCAGACTTGGCTTTTATGAAGAAGGCATTGCCTCCTGGTACGGTCATCCGTTTCACGGTTGTCCGACAGCCAGCGGTGAAATTTATAATATGCATGCCTTGACCGCAGCCCATAAAGAACTTCCTCTGGGAAGCCGGATACTGGTTAGGAACCTGGAAAATCAACATCAAGTGGAAGTGCTGATCAATGACCGGGGTCCTTTTATAAAAAACCGAATTCTTGATCTTTCACTGGCCGCAGCCCGGCAGCTTGACTTAGAAAAAAACGGCACCGCCCAAGTCCGCATCAGTGTTCTTGAGCTGCCGGCCAGCATTTCCTCATCGTCGGAAAAACCTTATGCCCTCCAGTTTGGCGCTTTTAAAAACCGGGATCATGCGTTGGCGCTGCGCAATCAAATCGCGACCCTGAATCCGGCGGTCTTTCTGGAAGAGTTCAGAATTGATAAAGAAATCCTTTATCGTGTCAGACTGGGCTGGTTTTCAAGTCGAGATCTTGCCTACCGGGAAGCCACAAGGCTGGGTTTTTCCGAAGCACAGATCTTTCGCCGTTAA
- a CDS encoding 30S ribosomal protein S4: MARYRESVCRQCRREGAKLFLKGDRCYTEKCAFDRRAYAPGQHGQRRTKFTEYGMQLREKQKVRRIYGLLEKQFRSYFAKADRQKGVTGENLLVLVERRLDNIVYRMGFTNTRAEARQLVAHGHFLVNEKRVNIPSFQVNVNDIVEVCEKSRKLGRISEALAAAARRSLPEYLDVDKVKGRGVLKALPKREDVSQTINEQLIVEFYSR; encoded by the coding sequence TTGGCACGTTACAGAGAATCTGTCTGTCGCCAGTGTCGGCGTGAAGGGGCTAAACTGTTTCTTAAGGGAGACCGTTGTTATACAGAAAAATGCGCCTTTGATCGTCGCGCCTATGCGCCGGGTCAACATGGACAAAGAAGAACAAAATTCACGGAATATGGAATGCAGCTGCGGGAAAAACAAAAGGTGCGTCGAATTTACGGCCTTCTGGAAAAACAGTTCCGCAGCTATTTTGCCAAGGCCGATCGCCAGAAAGGGGTTACCGGGGAAAATTTATTGGTTTTGGTCGAGAGACGGCTGGACAATATTGTTTATAGAATGGGTTTTACCAATACCCGGGCTGAGGCGCGGCAGCTGGTTGCCCATGGCCATTTTCTGGTTAATGAAAAACGGGTCAATATCCCTTCCTTTCAGGTCAATGTCAATGACATTGTCGAGGTCTGTGAAAAAAGCCGGAAACTAGGCCGTATCAGTGAAGCCCTGGCCGCTGCCGCCAGACGCAGTTTGCCGGAATATCTGGATGTTGATAAAGTGAAGGGCCGTGGGGTACTCAAAGCCTTACCTAAACGCGAAGATGTCTCGCAGACGATCAATGAGCAGTTGATAGTTGAATTCTATTCTCGTTAA
- a CDS encoding 50S ribosomal protein L17 encodes MRHRVSGRRLGRGPSHQKAMFRSLATALITYENIETTDARAKELRRVADRLVTLGKKNTLHARRHAYKFLNNHQLVQKLFDEIAPRFSERPGGYTRLIKSRIRFADQAPMTLVRFVDRELESKSVTKDTVSERVPSSVEAQVKAGVEEELSSAKEDVVDNHNAEAVSGKTEEGAGVV; translated from the coding sequence ATGCGACATAGAGTATCCGGCCGTCGGCTCGGGCGTGGGCCCAGCCATCAGAAAGCCATGTTCAGATCGTTGGCCACGGCGCTGATAACGTATGAAAACATTGAGACAACTGATGCCCGGGCAAAAGAATTGCGGCGGGTCGCAGATCGTCTCGTTACCTTGGGTAAAAAAAATACCCTTCATGCCCGGCGTCATGCCTATAAGTTTCTTAATAATCACCAGCTGGTGCAGAAACTTTTTGATGAGATAGCGCCGCGTTTCAGCGAGCGGCCGGGAGGATATACACGCCTGATAAAATCACGAATCAGATTTGCGGATCAGGCCCCGATGACTTTAGTACGGTTTGTTGACCGTGAACTGGAAAGTAAAAGTGTGACTAAAGACACAGTTTCCGAGAGGGTTCCGTCAAGCGTGGAAGCTCAGGTAAAAGCAGGGGTAGAGGAAGAATTGTCAAGCGCTAAGGAAGATGTTGTTGATAATCATAACGCTGAGGCCGTGAGCGGCAAAACCGAAGAAGGGGCAGGGGTTGTATAG
- a CDS encoding translation initiation factor IF-1, producing the protein MSNKEDVIEVEGTVVETLPNAMFRVNLDNGHRILAHISGKMRMHFIKILPGDKVTIQLSPYDLTRGRIVYRTR; encoded by the coding sequence ATGTCAAACAAAGAAGATGTTATTGAGGTTGAAGGGACCGTCGTTGAAACTCTGCCGAATGCGATGTTTCGCGTGAACCTTGACAATGGGCATCGGATACTGGCTCATATTTCCGGAAAAATGAGGATGCATTTTATTAAGATATTGCCCGGAGACAAAGTAACCATCCAGTTATCGCCTTACGATTTGACACGTGGCCGAATTGTTTATCGGACTCGTTGA
- a CDS encoding 30S ribosomal protein S11 has protein sequence MANPRGRSGKSRVKKNVPAGIAYVLATFNNTKVSFTDPQGNVIAWANAGVVGFKGSRKSTPFAARQTAEEAAKKAMDQGMRTVDVHVKGPGSGRESAIRAIQSVGMTINVIRDITPIPHNGCRPPKRRRV, from the coding sequence ATGGCTAATCCGAGAGGTAGATCCGGTAAAAGTCGGGTCAAAAAAAATGTTCCTGCCGGTATCGCGTATGTACTGGCAACCTTTAATAACACGAAAGTGAGCTTTACGGATCCACAGGGTAATGTGATTGCCTGGGCAAATGCCGGGGTAGTCGGATTTAAGGGTTCTCGTAAGAGTACCCCTTTTGCAGCTCGGCAGACGGCGGAAGAAGCTGCCAAAAAAGCTATGGATCAAGGCATGCGTACGGTAGATGTGCATGTTAAGGGACCGGGTTCCGGGCGTGAATCGGCTATACGAGCCATTCAGAGCGTGGGGATGACCATTAATGTAATTCGAGATATTACTCCCATTCCGCATAACGGGTGTCGCCCCCCGAAACGGAGAAGGGTTTAG
- a CDS encoding 30S ribosomal protein S13, translating to MARIAGVNLPRNKRIVIALTYIYGIGRSTAEKILADAEVDPNIGSDDLDDDQLTRIREKIESSYKIEGDLRRDVTANIKRLMDIGCYRGLRHRRSLPVRGQRTKTNARTRKGPARGPISRKRK from the coding sequence TTGGCCAGAATTGCTGGGGTGAACTTGCCCCGAAACAAAAGAATTGTTATAGCTCTTACCTATATCTACGGTATAGGTCGCAGTACCGCAGAAAAGATATTAGCTGATGCCGAGGTTGACCCTAATATCGGCAGTGACGATTTAGATGATGATCAGCTTACTCGAATTCGAGAAAAAATCGAAAGCAGCTATAAGATTGAGGGCGACCTGCGACGGGATGTAACCGCCAATATAAAAAGATTGATGGATATTGGTTGCTATCGCGGTTTACGACATCGTCGGTCGCTGCCGGTACGCGGACAGCGGACCAAAACTAATGCCCGGACACGAAAAGGACCGGCTCGCGGGCCGATATCAAGGAAACGTAAATAG
- the cobU gene encoding bifunctional adenosylcobinamide kinase/adenosylcobinamide-phosphate guanylyltransferase: protein MVQETNQDSRIIIKHTPKRGIESLLVHQKRSKSIMIGGGARSGKSSFAQNLAESLPGRRAYLATAEAKDQEMEFRIARHQAMRGKAWAATIEEPLELGPCLERLRKDYDIIMVDCITLWLANHMAQDEDDSQILTATDEIALTLKDPGGTIIVVTNEVGLGLVPEFPLGRRFRDLAGLVNQRLAQACMEVYFTLWGLPQKLK from the coding sequence ATGGTTCAAGAAACAAACCAGGATTCTAGGATTATCATTAAACACACCCCGAAAAGAGGCATAGAAAGTCTTTTAGTGCATCAGAAACGCAGCAAATCAATCATGATCGGCGGCGGAGCCCGCAGCGGCAAGAGTAGCTTCGCCCAAAACCTTGCGGAAAGCTTACCGGGGCGGCGTGCCTACCTAGCTACCGCCGAGGCAAAAGATCAGGAAATGGAATTTCGCATTGCCCGACACCAGGCCATGCGGGGGAAAGCCTGGGCCGCCACCATTGAAGAACCACTTGAGCTGGGCCCCTGCCTTGAACGGCTAAGAAAAGACTACGATATTATTATGGTAGACTGTATTACCCTTTGGCTCGCCAATCACATGGCTCAAGACGAAGATGATTCGCAAATCCTTACGGCCACTGACGAAATTGCCCTGACCCTAAAGGACCCCGGAGGCACCATTATTGTGGTAACCAATGAAGTCGGCCTCGGACTGGTGCCCGAGTTTCCTCTGGGACGCCGTTTTCGTGACCTCGCCGGCCTCGTTAACCAACGGCTGGCCCAAGCCTGCATGGAGGTTTATTTCACCCTCTGGGGACTGCCGCAGAAACTTAAATAA
- a CDS encoding DNA-directed RNA polymerase subunit alpha, with protein MYKNWRELIKPGEISTDEASLSSTYGKFVVEPMERGFGITVGNALRRVLLSSLQGAAITSYHVDGVNHEFSAIPGIREDVAMISLNLKGVALKMHTDIPKTLYIDARGSERKIVTAGDIIVDQDVEILNPGHHIATLEGDAVLKMALTAETGKGYVPVDQISAQRSYPIGTIVVDGVFAPVVKVNYVVTNARVGQQTDYDKLTIEIWTDGSLEPADALAYSAKILKEQMSVFINFDEDIEPEEAVDLNVEEREIVNENLYRNVSELELSVRSANCLKNADIELIGELVQKSESEMLTTKNFGRKSLLEIKEILSTMGLSLGMKLPDFDPKNAEMIKKVMSDDYEE; from the coding sequence ATTTACAAGAATTGGCGCGAACTTATTAAGCCTGGAGAAATCAGCACCGACGAAGCCTCCCTGAGTTCGACCTATGGCAAGTTTGTGGTTGAGCCCATGGAGCGCGGCTTTGGCATTACAGTGGGTAATGCCTTGCGTCGAGTACTGCTTTCTTCATTGCAGGGTGCAGCAATAACCTCATATCATGTGGATGGGGTAAATCATGAGTTCTCAGCAATCCCCGGGATACGGGAAGATGTTGCCATGATTTCCCTGAATCTTAAAGGAGTAGCTTTAAAGATGCATACGGATATTCCCAAGACTCTTTATATTGATGCTCGCGGGAGTGAACGTAAGATAGTAACTGCTGGGGATATCATTGTTGATCAGGATGTTGAAATTCTAAACCCCGGTCATCATATAGCTACCCTGGAAGGCGACGCAGTCTTGAAAATGGCTTTGACGGCCGAAACCGGCAAGGGATATGTGCCTGTTGATCAAATCAGTGCGCAGCGGTCATATCCCATCGGGACAATTGTTGTGGATGGGGTTTTTGCCCCGGTTGTCAAGGTTAATTACGTCGTTACAAATGCCAGGGTTGGCCAGCAGACGGATTATGATAAACTGACGATCGAGATTTGGACTGATGGTAGTCTGGAACCGGCGGACGCCTTAGCTTATTCTGCAAAGATACTTAAAGAGCAGATGTCGGTTTTTATAAATTTTGATGAAGACATAGAGCCTGAAGAAGCAGTCGATCTGAATGTTGAAGAGAGAGAGATTGTCAACGAGAATCTTTATCGTAACGTCAGTGAACTTGAGCTTTCCGTCAGGTCGGCAAACTGTCTGAAAAATGCTGATATTGAACTGATTGGAGAGCTGGTTCAGAAAAGTGAATCAGAGATGTTGACAACCAAGAATTTCGGTCGTAAGTCACTCCTTGAAATCAAAGAGATACTTTCTACCATGGGGCTTTCCTTGGGAATGAAACTTCCTGATTTCGACCCCAAGAACGCAGAAATGATTAAGAAGGTAATGAGTGACGATTACGAAGAATAA
- the cobS gene encoding adenosylcobinamide-GDP ribazoletransferase gives MTSPASLTNGWPKPAWRFISPSGDCRRNLNNLISTLWPRFNRFFQLTPIITQIRLALSFLTALPAGTFSAEVSPETMGRSQSWFPLVGLIIGLLLLTLTLFCRCFFATQICAACVLLVHFLLTGGFHLDGLADTTDGMMSGRQEKEKIFSIMKDSYLGSMGAASLILLLLLKFSAITVIIDKLPAALAIFPVCGRYAIVQLTFTSAYARAEGGLGAMFTNFCGQREWLTAGVISLSCALLGSGFKGLICLLMTAAYTYLIAEVCRRRLGGITGDILGFACESSEALVLIILAAGFR, from the coding sequence GTGACCTCGCCGGCCTCGTTAACCAACGGCTGGCCCAAGCCTGCATGGAGGTTTATTTCACCCTCTGGGGACTGCCGCAGAAACTTAAATAATTTAATTTCGACACTTTGGCCACGCTTCAACAGGTTTTTTCAATTGACTCCCATCATTACTCAGATTCGTCTTGCCCTCTCTTTTCTCACGGCTCTGCCGGCAGGCACCTTCAGCGCCGAAGTTTCTCCGGAAACCATGGGACGCAGCCAGAGCTGGTTCCCCTTGGTCGGTTTGATAATCGGCTTACTCCTGTTGACGCTGACCCTGTTCTGCCGATGCTTTTTCGCCACCCAGATCTGCGCCGCCTGTGTTTTACTGGTTCATTTTCTGCTTACCGGTGGTTTTCATCTGGATGGTCTCGCTGATACCACCGACGGTATGATGAGCGGGCGGCAAGAAAAGGAAAAAATTTTTTCCATCATGAAAGACAGCTATCTGGGCAGCATGGGAGCGGCTTCACTAATCTTGCTCCTGCTGCTGAAATTCAGCGCCATAACCGTGATTATCGATAAGCTCCCGGCAGCTTTAGCAATATTTCCCGTCTGTGGCCGCTATGCCATCGTTCAACTGACCTTCACCTCAGCTTACGCTCGAGCCGAAGGCGGACTGGGAGCGATGTTCACCAACTTTTGCGGACAGCGTGAATGGTTGACCGCCGGCGTTATTTCGCTGAGCTGTGCTCTTCTCGGAAGCGGCTTCAAAGGGTTGATCTGCTTGTTGATGACTGCCGCTTACACCTATTTAATCGCCGAAGTCTGTCGGCGACGATTAGGTGGGATTACCGGAGATATTCTTGGTTTTGCCTGCGAAAGCAGCGAGGCGCTGGTTTTGATTATTCTGGCCGCAGGTTTTCGGTAA
- a CDS encoding 50S ribosomal protein L36 produces the protein MKVRASVKRMCDKCKLIKRRGTVRVVCINPKHKQRQG, from the coding sequence ATGAAAGTCAGAGCATCAGTTAAAAGGATGTGTGATAAATGCAAACTGATAAAAAGACGTGGTACAGTTAGAGTTGTATGTATTAACCCAAAGCATAAACAACGGCAGGGTTAA
- a CDS encoding histidine phosphatase family protein, translated as MNENLTTVYLLRHGQTVNTTDGVFRYNGHIDIDITSEALQQMKKRGEELSRCAVKAVYASDLCRCRRGGEIIAEIVGCPLYLKKNLREFKMGDWEGLTSAEVEKKFPDQLKAKFTDFFNYRIPGSETIREVEARVFPEFDQLVKQHRSEAIAVIAHGGINLLLLTRALGLSSQSIFSFAQDFGCINQLQIGSDFTRVIMLNSSGLH; from the coding sequence ATGAACGAAAATTTAACAACCGTCTATCTGCTGCGTCACGGCCAAACCGTCAATACAACTGACGGAGTCTTTCGTTATAACGGACATATTGACATTGACATAACCTCCGAGGCTCTGCAGCAAATGAAAAAGCGAGGCGAGGAGCTGTCGCGCTGTGCGGTCAAGGCGGTTTACGCCAGTGACCTGTGCCGGTGCCGGCGGGGCGGCGAGATTATCGCCGAGATCGTCGGCTGCCCGCTGTACCTGAAAAAGAATCTACGTGAATTCAAAATGGGTGACTGGGAAGGTCTGACCTCGGCAGAGGTAGAGAAAAAATTTCCCGACCAACTGAAAGCGAAATTCACGGATTTTTTTAATTACCGAATTCCCGGCAGCGAGACCATCAGAGAGGTGGAGGCAAGGGTCTTCCCCGAATTTGATCAGCTGGTCAAACAACATCGCTCAGAAGCCATCGCCGTCATTGCCCATGGAGGAATCAACCTATTACTTCTGACCCGAGCGCTGGGACTCTCAAGTCAAAGCATCTTTTCATTTGCTCAGGATTTCGGCTGTATCAATCAGCTCCAGATCGGATCCGACTTTACCAGGGTCATCATGCTTAATAGTTCCGGACTGCATTAA
- a CDS encoding TIGR00303 family protein, which translates to MSSTNQASLIRVYEPDPSRDFLFQSIKKPPFFCCTIASTDTALIPGVSAAGASPELIPFTAAADVEAIIHGRALCLDKIPENPIGPPSPVIITMAALQQLQAPFLIIDAGNQVTPRVPVLVAGRCPGRSLNDDEAVAMTTDLFQQGIIIGRQLAFSGHTLILGESVPGGTTTAMALMEALGLKALGKISGSMPGNNQSLKQELVTKAMARKNIQPGACAKDPFRAVQLLGDPMQLVQAGIAMSASRHTMVILGGGTQMIAVAALIGSLLKYCSINSDPLQGLDAVCLTETFGAKPENIAIATTSWVTEDSTADLRGLIRQLPIEMPLYAANLNFASSRYHNLQMYEKGYVKEGVGAGAMALAAMYYGNYDNLTLLPAIEKIYESIYLQM; encoded by the coding sequence ATGTCAAGCACCAACCAGGCCTCCCTGATTCGAGTTTACGAACCCGATCCAAGCCGTGATTTTCTGTTTCAGAGTATTAAAAAACCTCCTTTTTTCTGCTGCACGATTGCCTCTACGGATACCGCCCTGATACCCGGTGTCTCGGCCGCCGGCGCCAGTCCGGAACTTATTCCCTTTACGGCCGCGGCTGACGTTGAAGCCATTATTCACGGCCGGGCTCTCTGCCTTGATAAAATTCCTGAAAACCCCATCGGTCCCCCTTCTCCGGTTATTATTACCATGGCTGCCTTACAGCAGCTACAGGCCCCTTTCCTGATTATCGATGCCGGCAACCAGGTCACGCCCCGGGTACCGGTGCTGGTTGCCGGTCGCTGCCCGGGGCGCAGCTTAAATGACGACGAGGCCGTCGCCATGACCACAGATCTTTTTCAGCAAGGAATCATTATAGGCCGCCAGCTCGCCTTCTCCGGCCACACCCTGATTCTCGGTGAAAGTGTTCCCGGCGGAACCACCACAGCCATGGCCTTGATGGAAGCCCTGGGACTAAAGGCCTTAGGCAAAATCAGCGGTAGCATGCCTGGCAATAACCAGTCTCTGAAACAGGAACTGGTTACCAAGGCTATGGCCAGAAAAAATATTCAGCCCGGAGCTTGCGCCAAAGATCCTTTTCGGGCTGTCCAGTTACTTGGTGACCCGATGCAGCTGGTGCAAGCCGGAATCGCGATGAGCGCCAGTCGCCATACCATGGTGATTCTCGGCGGCGGCACCCAGATGATTGCCGTAGCCGCCCTCATTGGAAGCCTGCTCAAATATTGCTCCATTAATTCAGACCCTCTGCAGGGACTTGACGCAGTCTGCCTTACTGAGACTTTTGGCGCCAAACCTGAAAATATCGCCATCGCCACCACCTCCTGGGTAACTGAAGATTCTACAGCCGATCTGCGCGGCCTGATCCGACAATTACCGATAGAGATGCCTCTTTACGCTGCAAACCTTAATTTTGCATCTTCGCGCTATCACAATCTGCAAATGTATGAAAAGGGCTACGTCAAGGAAGGGGTGGGGGCCGGAGCCATGGCCTTGGCGGCAATGTATTACGGCAATTATGATAATCTTACCCTGCTTCCCGCAATTGAAAAGATTTACGAAAGTATTTACTTGCAGATGTAA